GCTCACTTGGAGTAGAAGACACTCATCCACCCAATCCATTGGCTCCGCCACCCTGACCCAAGCCACCTTATCCTCTACACATCTCCCCCTCACTCACAATGCCCCTCTGCCTCCATTCTCCCTACACAGCCTGAGGGATCCCTTCTAGACCCAACTCTAACCACAGCCTATCAGCACCACCACAACAATGGTTGCCTCTTGTTCTGAGTACAAAGGCCTGAATCCTTAAAATGGTCCACACGGTCCCTGCCTGGTCCATCTCTGCCCATCACCCACCAAGCTATCCTTCATTTTCTAGGCTCCAGCTCCACTGGCCTCCCTTCTACCTTTCAACATGTCCCAGGGGCTTTGCACTCACCAATTCCTTACCTGAGATGCCTTTTCCAAGTTCTTCTCATGGCCTGATCTGCATTATTCAAGCTTCTACTCAAAGGCCATCCCAACAGGGCAGTCCCCATGCCATTCCCTCTCTTCACCCCAAGTCAACATCGTCACATCTCCACTAATTTTTCCTTTATCATTCTTACTTCTATCTGACCTTTCTTTTATATTTGCATCTTGTCTCACATCAGACTCTCTCATTAGAACCCAAGAGCTTTACTCCCTAGAGCCACACACTCAGAAGGAGCTTAATAAATACCTTAATAAATATCTACTGAGTTAAATAACTAATCAATTCACCAAGGAGACTGTGCCTGCTGGTAAAGAGGGATCTGGTGCAGGGCATGCCCAGAAATGCCCAGATCAAGTCCCACGCACgtgcacacatgtatacacacacacacacacacacaccaatactCTCTCCAGCTGACCCAAATGCCTACAAGGGAAAGGAGACTGGTCCAATCCTTAAGGAAAACAAACTAGTCAGCTTCACCTCCTCCCCTTGCCAAACACACCCTCTCTTGGCCTTAGAAGGAGCCAGTTGTGACATGAGAGGCTCAGGTCAGCAACTTTAAACAGGCAAGGGCTTCGGACCATGACAGCAAGTAGTGAGGGACGCCAGGGAGAGGAGCCCAGGGTGTGGGTCCCCAgacctgtttctgtcctttatcaattgtttacattttctttcagCAAAAGGGATAGTCTTTAAGTCCCCAAAACAATTAGGTTCAAAAGGCAGTGACCCTGGGAGCAAAAATAAACTGACTTTacttcatgctttaaaaaaagaataacccCGACAGGCACTGAACTCAACTCTGAGTGGTTCTGGGTGATAACTGAAATGCGATAACAGAAAGACGATCCACAGAGGGGAAGGAGGCGCGAAGGGTAGGCCCTGGGTTAAGACAAGAAAGGCAGAGAGCCATCTCTGCTCTGCAAGCTCTGCCTAGAGAGCCCTGCAGTTCTGCCGGCAGCCAGCAGGTGGCACTGTGGCTGCAAAGAGAGAAAACTATCCAGACCTCAGGGAGAAAGCAAGGCTGGACTGAGCTGGGCAGACCATGCCCTCAACCCAACCCCTGTACCCTGATCTCTCTGGAAAGACAGACAAGAAGCATGCCTCCAGCCCTATGACCCTCCATGTCCCGAAATGTTTTTCCTGAATGCAGATTATAGGTTTGGGAGGGAGAAACAGTGGATGAGTGGGTGTCAAAACCCAGGGATTCAGACCAAGTTTTAATACCTACCAGCTGTGTGCCCTTGATAAACAATTTATCTGGGCCTCACTTccctccttcattcattcatttattgaaccTATGATCAATGCACTGGGAatgcagcagtgaacaaaacaaactcCCTGCCCTCATAGAACTGACATCTGCAAAACAGAACTAACGCTACATGTTCTAGAAGCTCAAGGAACCAGAATacgtgaaaatattttgaaaactgaagaagtatctttttttttcctctttgttgtcATTTGctatttagtggctaagtcatgtctgactctttgcaaccccatggactattgcccaccagacttctccatccacaggatttcccaggcaagaatactggagtaggttgccatttcctcctgcaggggatcttcccaacccaggggtcaaacccggctctcctgcattgcaggtgaattctttatcactgagccacaggagaagtcCTTTTTTCCTCTTACCAACCAGCTTCTAGAAAATGTAGCACCTGGGCAGGACTGCCTAAGGCCTGGTGATCCTTCTGTGTTAGCCCAGGTTCCCAGGCTTTGCTGCCTGCCTACCCAGCTCCTCACCCTGGCTGAGAAAAGAGGGGACAGGAACAGCCATCTCCGAGGACAGCAGAGCCACTGGCACTCACCATTCAACTCACAGCCAAGGAGTTCAAAGCGGAGGGTGCAGCCCCGGTGGCAGATGATGGGTACCAGTCTCACATACTGCGTCTCCAAGGGGGTATCAAACAGGTTAATCTTCAGGCCGCTGTTGTTCACATTACCCACAAATATCTAGGAGGGAAGAGGCAGATTGGAGGAGTGGGTCAGTGTCGGCAGTCCCGCTTCCTGGGGTGGTCTCTCCCCCTCTTCCACTTTGGGCCTGGAAACAGAGGTGTGCGCAGCAGAGCTGGCAGGAGCTCCCCGTTTCTCCAGACAGCCCACAGCCCTCAACAGATTCCCCTTTTCATACCTTCTTTGGTCACCATGGGGCATAGGTGTAAATTCTCATCTTTCACCCAGGACCACCTATGATCTACAGGGTGCCTCTGTGCAAATTAGGAAAAGGTACTCCTTTCTGAAAAGACTTTGTAACAACAATTTTCCCACAGACAGAAGTATACATGAGGTCTACATTGTGAATGATGCTAAGTAGTAGCCCTCGAGCAGTGCACAACCCGTACAACTGTACATGGTGTCCCTGAAGGCTGTAAATGCATCCCATCTCCACCACTACAGCCACCCTCAACAAGTCACTGAAACTTCTTGAGTCTCACTATTCTtatctagggcttccctcgtggctcagtggtaaagaatccacttgccaatgcaggagacatgggttcggtctctgagttgggaagatcccttggagaaggaaatggctacccactccagtattctggtctgggaaatcccataaacagaggagcccagcaggctacagtccgtggggccgcaagagtcagacatgactgagcaactaaaaacaaTTCTTATCTGTAATATGGGCCTATTACTTGTAAATCACAGAGCAGAGACACAATCTGGGCTTCCAAATTTCTGTGAGCCAAGATACACCTGAAAACCCACCTTATGGTTCATCATCCCAGGTACCCTCACCTCCTTGGGAGCCCTCAAACAGCACTGAGCCCCAGGGGTTGCTGACCACAGCCCTTCTTCAGGGTTCCCAACAATCCTCACCTTATCTCCTGACCGCCCTGCAACCTGGATGAACTGGAATTGGCGCCCATCGGTGCTGTAGGCCACTTTAAAAGTCTTCAGGTACTCAGCACTCCCTGCGCGGCTGGCCCCCTGGGTCACCACGCCCGTCACCCACATCTTCCGCATCAGGTTCACCTGGACCAGGGCAGGCAGGACAGAACCGCTATCTCTCGGGTTCTTCCTACCCCTGTCACTCCCCCAATCAGGACAACGAAGCGGGGGCTTTCTCATCTGGCCCTCTCCAGGCTCTGGACCCAGTGCTCAGGACACAGGGACAagattccagggacttccctggtggtccaggggttaagaatctgccttccagtgcagaggggcatgggctccatccctgctctggttggagaactagatcccacatgccttacagccaaaaaaactaaaacataaaacaaaagcaatattgtaacaaattcaataaaggcttaaaaaaacaaaaggacaagCTTCCAGAGGCTGCAAACAGTGCAAACACCCCTCTAACAGCCTAGTATTCACTCCCTTCATcccacccacccactccaggCCCCCAGAGCAGCCCTCCACTTAAAGATACTTCACCCATGGGAACCGGCTACCTTGCTACCTGGACTCCAGTTCTGAACCCTCCCATGGTGTCCCCCACAGTGTAGGCACCCACATTCTCCCATCACATCACCCACCCCCGGGCCACCCCTTCCATACCTGGATCCAGGGGTTTTTGTCATAGTTGCTGGATGTCCACGCGTTGACAATGCCCGTCTGGTGCAGGCGGGCTAGCTCCGGGGCCCAGCGCTGCAAACCCATGAAGCCCAAGTGCACGGACGAGGCAGAGATCTGGGAGTCGGCAATGGCACCCGTCTGCATGCCCAGTGGTGAGGTGCAGGCTGAGGGGGGAAGGGCAGTCAGAGCGCCACCCACGCAGGTGGTGCCCAGAAAACACAAGAACAAGACAGTTGTGGCCTCTGCCGAGGACCCAGAGGACCCAGAGCAGAGACCATGAAGGGATGATGAGGGCCAAGGAGGAGGTGCAGAAACAAAGTGCACAGGGAGGAACAGAGGGGCCGGGCAGAGCTGTGAAGGGGCTTGGGACAATGGGCTGCTAGAAGGTTCCAGGCAAGGCCCACATGTCACGACTGGCAGCTGGAGTCCCCCACCAGGCTGCAGGAGGTGGTCTCTTTTTTACAGGACATCAAGAAGCAATTATTCTAACACAGGGGGTGGGCTGGTGAGCAGATACCAGTATGACTTCCTGTCTTCCTCCATGTCCCGCCCCATCCAGCCCAGCCCCCTGGTCCCCCAGGAGGATGGCTTTGGAAGAAGGGCCCCTCAGATGGCAGCGAACAGTCCTTACACTGCACATAAAGCACTGAGCACATGTGCCTGGAGTTTTCTAGAATCTCACTGGCAGGAGTTTTCTGAATGGAGTGTGAGAGCCATTGTTTTCTCTGGTACCCTCTGTGCCTTCTCACTACTGGTCCTGGCCAGCCATCTGGGACGACCCCCCGGCCAAGGCCCATCACCTTCACCAGCAGTGTGGTCTTCGAGGGCCAAGCCTGCAAGCCTGGACCTCGGGTTCCAAGCAGAGAACCCGGGAGGGCTCCACTTGTATTCCAAAACCCCAGGCTCACGCCAAGCTCGGTGCATGACCCTCTCACAGTAAGAGAGAGGCACAAGTGAGGCCATACGCCCGAGATCAGAGCCGGCCACTGGCTGAACAGAgatccaaacccaggtctgctctgTCCTCAGCCCTCATGTCCACACCCAGTGGGCCCCAAACATGCCTGCAGGGTCCTTAAGGGCTCCAAAGACACACACCAGGTAACAAGTAAGGAGGGGCGGCAAAGGTCCCTGTGGGGGGGTTCCTCGCCCTTTGTGGTCGTGGCCACATCCAGCCTGGGACAGACCCCAAGCCGAGAAGCAGAAGGAGGCAAGATGAGTAATTCGCACTCAGGCACATCCAGGGTTACCTGGGCTCCAGCACGGTAATTAGTGGGCCCACCTGGCTCCACCCAGGGCTCCCAGCAGCCTTGGCGAATACCTGCCTCCCCCCACAACATTCCTCTACCCAGTGTTTGACATGCTGGTCTCAGCCCTGGGCACAGGGCACAGGCCCTCGGGGCCTGTTTCCTCTGAGCTGAAGAGTGAGCAGGCACTTAGCTGGTCTCCCCTGGAGCTGGCTCCCACCCGGCTGACCCAGCCCTTTCTCCTTCCCCTGGAGACAGTCCACGGATCTGCCCAGAGCAGGAcactgccccctgcccacccGCTCAGGGacagaccccctggactgcaaaaaTCGGGCACCGCCACCCTCACCCCATCCAGCCCTGGGCCTAGATTCGCCCACCCAATGGCAGGTGAGGAAGAATCCTGGTTTGTGGGAGGGACCTCAGCTAGGCCAGAAGCGAGGAGGGCATGGACAGATGCCGCTGGCAAGGTTTGCTGGGCACCCGCCAGGGCCAATCTGTGGCCGGGTGGATAACCAAGCGAGCCAGGCTGGTCAGCCCCTCTGCACACGCCGGGCCTCTGACCGCCTGACCGTGAGCGGACGGCCCAGTCTGCCCAGACCTTTCCCTCCTCTCTGAGCTCTGCAAGGAGGCCAGAGGTCACGCTTGGGCCAGCACTGTCAGACCCTGAGGATCAAACCTTATTAACTGACTCCCTGGGCCCCAAAAGATTAAGAATGTGTTGGTTTTCCTTTCTCGGTAGAAAAATCCCAGGACTTAACCCTAAGGCTATATGTCTCATTCACAGTGACAGAAAATAACACTCCCACGACCTCTGGGGTCACCACCACCCCTCTCTCCCTTGCAGGGACATCAGGCCTGGCCAGCAGTCCCAGGAGAGAGAACCAGACAAGAAGAAGCCTGGGAAGGGACAACAgagtccctccctgcctccccagtcCACAGTAACTGAGTTCTGCCCCGCTCGGAATCCTACCGAAGGAGACCCTGACGCAGGAGGAAGGCTGGTATGTGGCCTGAGCCGCCAGGCCTGTGGTACAGGGTCTGCCCCTCGGAGCAGGCACCGCTGGATACTCACTGCTCTCACAGTGGATGCCCACGTATCCAAGAGGGCACTTGCAGATGTACTGGATGAAGACATCCCCTCGGTGGGAGTCGTCAGTTACCTGGCACTCAGCATCATTGTGGCAGGGGTTTGGGAAACAGGGACCTGGGAGGAAGCAGGTGAGATGGGCAGGTGATCAAGAAGGAGCTGGAGACAGGCAAAAACAGACAGGGCAAGCCCCAAAGGACCCTCCACCCAAATTCGGCCTACTGCCTGCCAGTGCCCAccagctcctccctcccccctctcaATCTGCCCCATGGGGCCTGGGCCATCCTGGAGCTAAGAAGGGTCACGTGGAGGTGAGTCAGCCCAAGTGAAGGAAGCACCCAGCTTTCCAAGTGGCCTGGGAGCTTCCAGGGAAGGGTGCTGGGGACCAATGACCATAGCAGGACAAGCTAGGCCAGCAGCCTGGGCTGCAGCTGGGAGCTGGCGGGGAGCAGCAGGCATGGCCCAGGACAGGTACCGTGCTCCGTCTCGTTGCATAGGAGGCCTGTGAAGCCTTCGGGGCAGAGGCAGTAGAAGGGGGGGGTTCTGTCCTCGTTCAACAAGCAAGTCCCACCATGTAGGCACTGGCTGGAGTCACAGAAGTCACCTGCAATGACAGTTCTGGGTTAGGAACAAGTCATTCATTGAGTAAATATTTGGGGGGGGAGGGTCAACTACCAGGTATATATTCTGGGCCCCTAAGACAGATGCAGTCTGGGTCTCAAGAAGCCAGAAGAGGACGTCCCTCATGGACCattggctaagattccacactcccaatgccgggggcctgggttcgatccctggtcaggcaactagatcccacatgcctcaactaagagtttgcatgctgcaattaagatcgaagatcccacatgtcacaactaagaccggGTACAGTCAAATAAGCaaatacctattttttaaaaaaaataagaagtcaGAGGAAAGAGGTGGTGACCTACAAGTCACCAGGTAATGAGGAGGCACCATGAGCTCTGAAGGAGCCTGCGTGAGGGGCCAAGGGAGGATGGTTTCTGCCAGAAAGCTGGAAGGTTCAGAGGTGGGGACATTTGAGCTGGCTAAAAGTCACAGTGGGAAGGTGCCAGGCTGGGGAATGAGGAAAGAACTTTCCAAAAAGAACCAGAAGCCCAGAGCACATGGTATACTGCTGATCAGGAAGAAAGACATCGCTGAAAAGGGAGGTTGTCGGGCAGGACCTTACGAAGGACAAGTGGAGACTCTTCATCCTGCAGAACAAGGGCTCTTAACCCTCCTTCAGCGTCCCCACCACTGGCCACCAGGAAAAAGTCAGAGGTTCGCAAGCATGAGGTGGGAGTTGGGAAGCCATTTTCTAGCTCGTGAGGGAGAATGTCAAGAAAAGGCCACGTGCTAAGACGTGGTTGGGCTGCTGGggtggagaagtggctcagaagtaCACAAAGATCCCTCTGGCTCTGCGTGGAAATGTGACTGAGCAGGTGAGAGAGGAGACCAGGAAAGCATCAAGGATGCTGCCACAGGCCTACTGGTAAAAGACGAAGTCAGGCCGAGAGATAAGGAGGAAGGTGGATTTGAGGAACACTGGACAACAAcgagaggagggaagagggctgGAGAGGACTTCACAGCTTCTATCTGGGGGGCCCAGGTGACAAGTGTTAGCCTGTCCCCAGTGCTTTGACTCGGGTGGACTTCAGCCCATTAGGTCAGCCAGAAACCTTCAGAGCATCTTCTACTTGATCTTTGCATCCCAGAAGGGCTGCCCCAGACCCCACACCCCTACGCATTACTTGGGGTGAGAGATGAGAAACCTTTTTTCCTCCCTGCAGAGTCACGCCATCCCAGGCTGGAGGGCCCCTCTTTCAGAGGGCCCAAAGCCCTGGAGAGCTGGGCGGGGGCTCCAGGGAAGGGAACACCGTTAATGAGCAGTGGGGGCCTCAGGAGCTTAAGGCGGCTCCCAGTGAGCCATTAGTCATTGGCTTTAAATAGCAGGTTAATCCCCTCCCTGACCTGACAAGCGGCGGGCACTGCCTCCGCAGAGGCTTGAGAATGGCCAGAGCCTTGGGCTCCTCCTGGCAAAATCCAACTCCCCTCTGCCCCGCTCCCAAAGGGCCCTCTCCCTGCAGAGCTCCAGGGCAAAGCAGGGGAgcggggaaagagaaagagaaaggtgtTCCCTCCTGGCAGGCGTCTGACCCACTCACCCACGCACCGCAGCTGTGGGGCTTCCCCCTTCCTGTTTAAGCTGGGTCTCCAAAACCACCTTTGGGATTTCAGGGTcctgccttctctgggagatctccCCAGGGACATTTTGCCAGGGCTCAGGCTGTGGGGCCAGGGGAGGCGAGGCAAGGGACTTTTAAGGCCCAGCCATCTCTCTGTGTTTCCAAGAGACTTCAAGTGGCTTCCACTccatttggggggtggggggtcagaTTGGCACCGGATGGCAGAGCCGAGGCTCAGCCATGACCCTCCCACCCCAACGAATTTCATCAACCCTATTTCTAGGAAGAAAGGATGGAGGCGGTGCCTGAAGAGTCTTGCCATATCCCGCTCACCCCATGGGCACCCTTTCCTCAGCCCGCGGTGTAGGGCATCGCCCATCCCCATCACCAGCCTGCTGGAGGCAGGATGCGTCCTAGGCAGGAGAGGAGGGCCAAGAAAGATAAAGCGGCAGGCCAAGGCCATAGGGAGAGAGCGGAGTCAGGAGCCGCCATCTCCGGTCGGAGCCCTTTTCCGAATCCCTCCCTAGGCTCCTCACCCCCTCCTGggttgcccccaccccccacccccgacccagCCCCAAGCCTCTGGCTCCCTAGCCAGCCCCTCGCTTATCTGACCAAATACCTATTTTTAAACGGAGGATAAAATCCCAATGAACAGACCAGCCGCCGGCATGGCCTGGGAGGGAGTTTCCAGGTAAAGTTGGCTGGAAAAGATTTATCAATACAAGAGTCCTAGAAATTTCCTGGTGGAAGGAGCGCAAGAGCactatgttagtcgctcagtcgtgtccgactctttgcgaccccatggactgtaacccgccaggatcctctagattctccgggcaagagtactggactgggttgccatttcctcttccaggggatcttccctacccagagattgaacctgggtctcccgcattgcggacagattctttaccgtctgagctacgaGG
The nucleotide sequence above comes from Bubalus kerabau isolate K-KA32 ecotype Philippines breed swamp buffalo chromosome 19, PCC_UOA_SB_1v2, whole genome shotgun sequence. Encoded proteins:
- the MFGE8 gene encoding lactadherin, producing MPCPRLLAALCGALFCASGLFAFSGDFCDSSQCLHGGTCLLNEDRTPPFYCLCPEGFTGLLCNETEHGPCFPNPCHNDAECQVTDDSHRGDVFIQYICKCPLGYVGIHCESTCTSPLGMQTGAIADSQISASSVHLGFMGLQRWAPELARLHQTGIVNAWTSSNYDKNPWIQVNLMRKMWVTGVVTQGASRAGSAEYLKTFKVAYSTDGRQFQFIQVAGRSGDKIFVGNVNNSGLKINLFDTPLETQYVRLVPIICHRGCTLRFELLGCELNGCTEPLGLKDNTIPNKQITASSYYKTWGLSAFSWFPYYARLDNQGKFNAWTAQTNSASEWLQIDLGSQKRVTGIITQGARDFGHIQYVAAYRVAYGDDGVTWTEYKDPGASESKIFPGNMDNNSHKKNIFETPFQARFVRIQPVAWHNRITLRVELLGC